The proteins below come from a single Rhizobium etli CFN 42 genomic window:
- a CDS encoding Lrp/AsnC family transcriptional regulator produces MPALDTLDRNILRLLRLDARMSNAKLAAEIGLSPSACLRRIKIMEKSGVIRGYTALVDTGNADDMIAVIINITLERQTEDHLDRFEAAVRRHPEIRECFLMTGGSDYLLRVEVASAGEFERIHKEILSTLPGVLRIHSSFSIRNVLATRTRGRR; encoded by the coding sequence ATGCCCGCCCTCGACACGCTCGACCGCAATATCCTCAGGCTGTTGCGTCTTGACGCGCGTATGAGCAACGCCAAACTCGCCGCCGAGATCGGCCTTTCGCCGTCGGCCTGCCTCAGACGCATCAAGATCATGGAAAAATCAGGCGTCATCCGCGGCTATACGGCGCTGGTGGATACCGGCAATGCGGATGACATGATCGCCGTGATTATCAACATCACCCTCGAACGGCAGACGGAGGATCATCTCGATCGCTTCGAAGCGGCGGTGCGTCGGCATCCGGAAATCCGCGAATGTTTTCTGATGACGGGCGGATCTGACTACCTGCTGCGCGTGGAGGTTGCCAGTGCGGGCGAGTTCGAACGGATTCACAAGGAGATATTGTCGACCTTGCCCGGCGTCCTCCGGATTCATTCCAGCTTCTCGATCCGCAATGTTCTGGCGACGCGCACGCGGGGGAGGCGCTGA
- a CDS encoding AraC family transcriptional regulator → MSVGSDAPLPYPAGQNSSFWETAYSGTDPDALSEILSTSASPIKAAAQANSSIAYRCNFVSAGDLTIADCAYDGAISLRREAPSSKVIIFLPVEGNAVFDAGQEPIHSVPGRGAILGAGRATGARLLGSRRHLGLFVDQARINGQLTHMFERTITGDAGFLPHFDLTAGPGLLLRQLVANLYRGLGGGGLLQESPLAVSALCDAAIFLLLETFPHRYSNELALPAPAPAPRHVKWAIDFMHAHITEPISLNEIAMAAKVSIRTLQQGFRQFRNTTPIAYLHEIRMVAARRDLVEPGAKPAVADVALRWGFTHLGRFAAEYKKRFGELPSQTLKR, encoded by the coding sequence ATGTCCGTTGGTTCCGATGCGCCCCTCCCTTATCCGGCCGGGCAAAATTCGTCATTTTGGGAAACGGCATACAGCGGAACAGACCCGGATGCCCTCTCGGAGATATTGTCGACATCGGCCTCTCCGATCAAGGCTGCCGCGCAAGCCAATTCCTCCATCGCATATCGCTGCAATTTCGTCTCGGCGGGGGATCTGACCATAGCCGACTGCGCCTATGACGGCGCAATCTCGCTCAGGCGGGAGGCGCCGAGCAGCAAAGTGATCATATTCCTGCCGGTTGAGGGAAATGCAGTCTTCGATGCCGGACAGGAACCGATCCATTCCGTTCCGGGTCGCGGCGCCATCCTGGGAGCGGGTCGCGCCACCGGCGCCCGTCTGCTCGGCTCTCGCCGCCATCTCGGCTTATTCGTCGATCAGGCGAGGATCAACGGGCAACTCACGCATATGTTCGAGCGAACGATCACCGGTGATGCCGGTTTTCTTCCCCATTTCGACCTGACGGCTGGCCCGGGGCTGTTGTTGCGGCAACTCGTTGCGAACCTGTATCGTGGACTTGGCGGGGGCGGGCTGCTGCAGGAATCGCCGCTGGCCGTCAGCGCGCTCTGCGACGCGGCGATCTTCCTGCTTCTCGAGACCTTTCCGCATCGCTATTCGAACGAGCTGGCGCTTCCTGCGCCTGCGCCGGCTCCGCGCCATGTGAAATGGGCCATCGATTTCATGCATGCGCACATCACGGAACCGATCTCGCTGAATGAGATCGCGATGGCAGCCAAGGTGAGCATTCGGACGTTGCAGCAGGGCTTCCGGCAGTTCAGGAACACCACTCCGATCGCCTATCTCCATGAAATCCGCATGGTCGCCGCCCGTCGAGACCTCGTCGAACCCGGTGCGAAACCAGCTGTCGCCGATGTCGCGCTCAGATGGGGATTTACCCATCTCGGGCGTTTTGCCGCCGAATACAAGAAGCGTTTCGGCGAGCTGCCGTCGCAGACGCTGAAGCGCTGA
- a CDS encoding aspartate aminotransferase family protein: MDQISKTNAPVLENFWMPFTANRQFKAAPRLLAAAEGMYYTDVDGNRVLDGTAGLWCCNAGHGRRKIAQAVERQLATLDYAPTFQMGHPIAFDFAAKLAANAPGGANAKLDRVFFTGSGSESVDTALKIAIAYQRAIGQGTRTRIIGREKGYHGVGFGGISVGGLVNNRRVFPQIPADHMRHTLDIGRNAFSKGLPTHGVELADDLERLVQLHGAETIAAVIVEPMSGSAGVVLPPKGYLERLRATADKYGILLIFDEVITGFGRLGTPFAVDYFGVVPDLVTTAKGLTNGAVPMGAVFASRKVHDGLMVGPDTAIELFHGYTYSGHPVACAAGLATLEIYEEEGLLTRASDLAEYWQDALHSLKGLAHVVDIRNLGLVGAIELAPRDGAAGKRAYDVFVDCFNKGLLIRVTGDIIALSPPLIIEKEQIDTLVSTLGEALKRAA, encoded by the coding sequence ATGGACCAGATCAGCAAGACGAATGCGCCCGTACTCGAAAATTTCTGGATGCCGTTCACCGCCAACCGGCAATTCAAGGCCGCGCCGCGCCTGCTGGCCGCTGCCGAAGGGATGTATTACACCGACGTCGATGGAAACCGGGTGCTGGACGGCACGGCCGGGCTCTGGTGCTGCAACGCCGGCCACGGCCGCAGGAAGATCGCCCAGGCGGTCGAGCGGCAGCTTGCCACGCTCGACTATGCGCCGACCTTCCAGATGGGGCATCCGATCGCCTTCGACTTCGCCGCCAAGCTCGCTGCGAACGCACCGGGCGGCGCTAACGCCAAGCTCGACAGGGTCTTCTTCACCGGCTCGGGCTCGGAATCGGTCGACACGGCTCTGAAGATCGCCATCGCCTACCAGCGCGCCATCGGCCAGGGCACCCGCACTCGGATCATCGGCCGTGAAAAAGGCTATCACGGCGTCGGCTTCGGCGGCATTTCCGTCGGTGGCCTCGTCAACAATCGGCGGGTCTTCCCGCAGATCCCGGCCGATCACATGCGCCATACGCTGGATATCGGGCGCAATGCCTTTTCAAAGGGGCTTCCCACGCATGGCGTCGAACTGGCCGACGATCTCGAACGCCTGGTGCAGTTGCACGGCGCCGAAACCATCGCCGCTGTCATCGTCGAGCCGATGTCGGGATCGGCGGGTGTTGTCCTGCCGCCGAAGGGATATCTGGAAAGGCTGCGCGCGACCGCCGACAAGTACGGCATCCTGCTGATTTTTGACGAAGTCATCACCGGCTTCGGTCGTCTCGGCACACCTTTCGCGGTCGACTATTTCGGCGTCGTTCCCGATCTGGTCACCACGGCGAAGGGCCTGACGAACGGCGCCGTACCCATGGGCGCGGTCTTTGCCAGCCGTAAGGTCCATGACGGACTTATGGTCGGACCCGATACTGCGATCGAACTCTTCCACGGCTACACCTATTCCGGCCATCCGGTCGCTTGCGCCGCAGGGCTCGCCACCCTCGAAATCTACGAGGAAGAAGGGCTGCTGACGCGTGCATCCGACCTGGCCGAATATTGGCAGGACGCCCTGCACTCATTGAAGGGCCTCGCGCACGTCGTTGACATCCGCAATCTCGGCCTGGTCGGCGCGATCGAACTGGCGCCGCGTGACGGTGCTGCCGGAAAGCGCGCCTACGATGTCTTCGTCGACTGCTTCAACAAGGGGCTGCTGATCCGCGTGACCGGCGACATCATCGCTCTGTCTCCACCGCTGATCATCGAGAAGGAGCAGATCGACACGCTCGTCTCGACGCTTGGGGAGGCCCTGAAACGCGCGGCCTAG
- a CDS encoding DUF5086 family protein, with protein MERPPISAIILSVSPRTVRWATVHTAPDPGEDDPYYHVEVIEKERRTPPWQFKRLATHVVVTADALNRSRSRQKARTYFYKDIEFRIAYQNWRAQPRPQREAGVCRTTILECVGVADKPD; from the coding sequence GTGGAGCGACCGCCCATTTCCGCCATTATTCTCTCCGTCTCACCTCGGACCGTCCGTTGGGCCACCGTCCACACGGCTCCCGATCCCGGGGAAGACGATCCCTATTACCACGTCGAGGTGATCGAGAAGGAGCGACGCACGCCGCCATGGCAATTCAAACGGCTTGCCACCCATGTCGTGGTCACGGCCGATGCGTTGAACAGGAGCCGCTCGCGACAGAAAGCCAGGACCTATTTTTACAAAGATATCGAATTCCGGATCGCCTACCAGAACTGGCGCGCCCAGCCTCGACCACAGCGGGAGGCGGGTGTTTGCCGCACCACGATCCTGGAATGCGTCGGCGTCGCCGACAAGCCTGACTGA
- a CDS encoding acyl-homoserine-lactone synthase: protein MLRILTKDMLETDRRAFDEMFRARAAVFRDRLGWQVDVRDQWERDRYDEAEDPVYLVTQRPSGTLTGSLRLLPTTGATMLKSEFRHFFDQPIDVDSPTTWECTRFCLHPHAGHMEQSRAVATELLSGLCDLALDTGIESIVGVYDAAMVAVYRRIGWRPMPLARSRPEIGKLYVGLWDVTADNCRTLRANLYRLLEQASPNPARAPVNGGMG from the coding sequence ATGTTGCGGATACTCACCAAAGACATGCTCGAGACCGATCGACGTGCTTTCGATGAAATGTTTCGGGCTCGCGCCGCCGTTTTTCGCGATCGGCTGGGATGGCAGGTCGATGTCCGTGATCAATGGGAGAGGGACCGATATGACGAGGCCGAAGATCCCGTCTATCTCGTCACGCAACGACCTTCCGGCACGCTGACGGGTTCGCTGCGCCTGCTGCCGACCACCGGAGCGACGATGCTCAAAAGCGAGTTCCGGCATTTCTTCGATCAGCCTATCGACGTCGATAGCCCGACGACCTGGGAATGTACCCGCTTTTGCCTTCATCCGCATGCCGGACACATGGAGCAATCGCGCGCAGTCGCCACGGAGCTGCTCTCCGGGCTTTGCGATCTTGCCCTCGACACCGGTATCGAGAGCATTGTCGGCGTCTATGACGCCGCGATGGTTGCTGTGTACCGAAGGATCGGCTGGAGGCCGATGCCGCTTGCCCGATCCCGGCCCGAGATCGGCAAGCTGTATGTTGGCCTATGGGATGTGACGGCGGACAATTGTCGGACACTGCGGGCCAACCTGTACCGGCTTCTCGAGCAAGCCTCTCCCAATCCTGCCAGAGCCCCTGTCAATGGTGGCATGGGATAG
- a CDS encoding cupin domain-containing protein: MSVDIGSRLRHLRIAHKLSQRELAKRTGVPNSTISLIESNASNPSVGALKRILDGIPIGLAEFFAFEPERPKKAFYAAQELVEIGKGAISYKQVGETLFGRSLQILKECYQPGADTGKIPLVHEGEEGGIVLSGRLEVTVDDERRILGPGDAYYFESRRPHRFRCVGPVPCEVISACTPPTF; encoded by the coding sequence ATGTCAGTCGACATCGGCAGCCGCCTTCGCCACCTGCGCATCGCTCACAAGCTTTCCCAGCGTGAGCTCGCCAAACGCACCGGTGTACCGAATTCGACGATCTCACTGATCGAATCGAATGCCTCCAATCCTTCGGTCGGAGCTCTGAAGCGAATCCTCGATGGCATTCCGATCGGGCTGGCGGAATTCTTCGCCTTCGAACCGGAGCGTCCGAAAAAGGCCTTTTACGCCGCCCAAGAACTGGTGGAGATCGGCAAGGGTGCCATTTCCTACAAGCAGGTCGGCGAAACCCTGTTCGGGCGCAGCCTGCAGATCCTGAAGGAATGCTACCAGCCGGGTGCCGACACCGGAAAAATTCCCCTTGTTCACGAAGGGGAGGAGGGCGGAATCGTGCTCTCGGGAAGACTCGAGGTCACGGTCGACGACGAGCGGCGGATCCTTGGGCCGGGAGACGCTTATTATTTCGAAAGCCGGCGCCCGCATCGGTTCCGCTGCGTCGGACCGGTGCCCTGCGAGGTTATCAGCGCCTGCACGCCACCGACCTTTTAA
- the alr gene encoding alanine racemase: protein MDSDILVSRRRTATITQGATGYLTIDLAALGRNYSKLASMLAPVRAGAVVKADAYGLGAERVAQTLYDQGCRHFFVAQFVEAVRLRPALAKAAQIFVLNGLQPGSELACAESGIVPVLNSLAQWRQWSETARRLKRSLPAVLQFDTGMSRLGFPEEERAELAAAIRDGANVEILFIMSHLACADDLESSQNGEQIAEMARIADEFPGFDISFANSGGVFLGDAYHGVLARPGIALYGGAPNAGGKNPMEPVLRLDVAVVQTRTVPSGTKIGYGGAYVTRSQTRLATIAAGYADGLPRSLGDRGAVYHKGTRLPIVGRVSMDSATVDITALPEGALSLGSLVEVLGPNQTLEDVAGDAGTISYEILTGLGDRYDRHYC from the coding sequence ATGGATAGCGATATTTTGGTTTCCCGCAGACGCACCGCTACGATCACGCAGGGAGCCACGGGCTATCTGACGATCGATCTTGCCGCGCTCGGCCGCAATTATTCGAAGCTTGCATCGATGCTCGCGCCGGTCCGCGCGGGCGCCGTCGTCAAGGCAGACGCTTATGGTCTCGGCGCCGAGCGGGTCGCCCAAACGCTCTACGATCAGGGCTGCAGGCATTTCTTCGTCGCCCAGTTCGTCGAGGCCGTGAGGCTGCGGCCGGCTCTTGCTAAGGCTGCGCAGATATTCGTGCTGAACGGCTTGCAGCCCGGCAGCGAGCTCGCCTGCGCCGAAAGCGGCATCGTTCCGGTTCTCAATTCGCTCGCGCAGTGGCGGCAATGGTCGGAGACGGCGCGCCGGTTGAAGCGCAGCCTGCCGGCCGTTCTGCAGTTTGACACCGGCATGTCGCGGCTCGGTTTTCCCGAGGAAGAGAGAGCCGAATTGGCGGCAGCCATCCGCGACGGCGCCAATGTCGAAATCCTGTTCATCATGAGCCACCTGGCCTGCGCCGACGACCTGGAGAGCAGCCAGAACGGCGAACAGATTGCCGAGATGGCGCGCATTGCCGATGAATTTCCCGGTTTCGACATCTCCTTCGCCAATTCCGGCGGCGTCTTTCTCGGCGATGCCTATCATGGTGTGCTCGCCCGCCCGGGCATCGCCCTTTACGGCGGCGCACCGAATGCCGGCGGCAAGAACCCGATGGAACCGGTCCTCAGGCTGGATGTCGCGGTCGTGCAGACGCGCACCGTACCTTCAGGCACCAAGATCGGCTATGGCGGCGCGTATGTGACGCGCAGCCAAACCCGCCTCGCCACCATTGCCGCCGGTTACGCCGACGGCCTGCCGCGCAGTCTCGGCGACCGCGGCGCCGTTTATCACAAGGGCACCCGTCTGCCGATCGTGGGGCGCGTGTCGATGGACAGCGCGACCGTCGACATCACTGCTTTGCCCGAAGGGGCGCTGAGCCTCGGGAGCCTCGTCGAAGTGCTTGGTCCCAACCAGACGCTCGAAGACGTGGCTGGCGATGCCGGAACGATATCTTACGAAATACTAACCGGTTTGGGCGATCGTTACGACAGGCACTATTGCTGA
- a CDS encoding TadE/TadG family type IV pilus assembly protein, protein MITKRNLALLSLTRSCIGHLACDRTAASGVEFALVLPILIVLLFGTVDLGHALTVSRKIDEIASSTGDMIAQQSTWTKTDVTKLLSGASFILQPYETTGLTITVTVNDIDNSGKATVNWSAAFNTTSLAFGTASAIDIPTKIQETSVQVVLTRVQYTLTTPVSAFFSNFTGQNGYSFDHHFFNRPRVSDTISYN, encoded by the coding sequence ATGATCACGAAACGGAACCTCGCCCTTCTCAGCCTCACCCGGTCCTGCATCGGTCACCTCGCATGCGACCGCACGGCCGCTTCGGGCGTGGAATTCGCACTGGTGCTGCCGATCCTGATCGTGTTGCTGTTCGGCACCGTCGATCTCGGCCATGCCCTCACCGTCAGCCGCAAAATAGACGAGATCGCTTCCAGTACAGGCGACATGATCGCGCAGCAGAGCACCTGGACGAAGACCGACGTGACCAAGCTTCTTTCCGGCGCGAGCTTCATCCTGCAACCCTATGAGACCACTGGGCTGACGATCACGGTCACGGTCAACGATATCGACAACAGCGGCAAAGCGACGGTCAACTGGTCCGCCGCGTTCAACACCACGTCGCTCGCTTTTGGCACGGCAAGCGCGATCGACATACCGACGAAGATCCAGGAGACGAGCGTCCAGGTGGTGCTGACGCGGGTACAATACACATTGACGACACCGGTGTCGGCGTTTTTCTCGAACTTCACCGGACAGAACGGCTACAGCTTCGACCACCATTTCTTCAATCGCCCGCGCGTGAGCGACACGATAAGTTACAACTAG
- a CDS encoding helix-turn-helix transcriptional regulator, giving the protein MLSSSRFFYCLDRISASPTLQDLETALDEVRHIYAISHMVLHVTRSSGATVSNPLLMLTYPPEWVKQYRDRDYFSIDPVVRLGRRGFLPVEWSASKWDSGRAYGFFKEAMAFGVGRQGVTLPVRGPQGERSLFTVTSNHPDAYWRQFRMDCMRDLQFLAHHLHDRAMVLAGMREIADVAHLSRRELQCLEMTASGFLAKQISARLCISISAVQLYLASARRKLTVATTSEAVAKATALELI; this is encoded by the coding sequence ATGCTGAGCAGTTCTCGTTTTTTCTACTGTCTGGACCGGATCTCCGCGTCGCCGACATTGCAGGATCTGGAAACAGCGCTGGACGAAGTCCGCCACATCTATGCGATATCGCATATGGTTTTGCATGTGACCCGTTCATCGGGGGCAACGGTCAGCAATCCATTGCTGATGCTGACCTATCCGCCCGAGTGGGTGAAACAATATCGTGACCGGGACTACTTCAGCATCGATCCGGTCGTGCGTCTGGGCCGGCGCGGCTTCCTGCCCGTGGAATGGTCCGCATCAAAATGGGATTCAGGCCGAGCCTATGGCTTTTTCAAGGAGGCGATGGCCTTCGGTGTCGGCCGGCAAGGCGTTACCCTGCCGGTGCGGGGACCTCAGGGGGAGCGATCGCTGTTTACCGTGACCTCCAATCACCCCGACGCCTATTGGCGGCAGTTCCGTATGGACTGCATGCGCGACCTCCAGTTTCTCGCCCATCATCTCCACGACAGGGCCATGGTGCTGGCCGGCATGAGGGAGATTGCGGATGTTGCGCATTTGTCGCGCCGCGAACTGCAATGTCTGGAGATGACGGCCAGCGGCTTTCTGGCAAAGCAGATTTCCGCCCGGTTGTGCATTTCGATCAGTGCGGTGCAGCTCTATCTCGCCTCGGCGCGCCGGAAGCTGACCGTTGCCACCACGAGCGAGGCGGTCGCCAAGGCCACTGCGCTGGAGTTGATCTAG
- a CDS encoding pyrroline-5-carboxylate reductase, which translates to MMINSIGFVGTGAITEAMVRGLLAAPAYASEIHVSPRSAHIAATLAQEFAAVRIAGDNQTVVDRSDMVFLAIRPQIAEEVVRALSFRTGQVVVSLVAATERQALLDWIGTDVHLVQAIPLPFVAQRQGVTAILPPDAAVAALFDTLGTAVQCQSRKEYDLLAAASALMSTYFGIMETTAVWLEKSGLERPKANAYIAPLFASLAQKANSPGTEPFSALSREFATKGGLNEQVLSDVDKKGGLAALTAALDGVLARIEGRSD; encoded by the coding sequence GTGATGATCAACAGCATTGGATTCGTCGGCACCGGCGCGATCACCGAAGCGATGGTTCGCGGGCTTCTGGCCGCACCGGCCTACGCCTCCGAGATCCACGTATCGCCGCGGAGCGCACACATTGCCGCGACATTGGCCCAGGAGTTCGCCGCCGTCAGGATTGCCGGGGACAACCAGACTGTCGTCGATCGCAGCGACATGGTGTTCCTGGCGATCCGGCCGCAGATCGCCGAGGAGGTCGTACGGGCGCTTTCGTTCAGAACCGGCCAGGTGGTCGTCAGCCTCGTAGCCGCGACCGAGCGCCAGGCTCTTCTCGATTGGATCGGCACCGACGTGCACCTCGTCCAGGCCATCCCCCTGCCTTTCGTTGCGCAGCGGCAAGGCGTCACCGCCATCCTCCCGCCGGATGCCGCCGTCGCGGCGCTGTTCGATACGCTCGGAACCGCCGTCCAGTGCCAGTCGAGAAAGGAATATGATCTGCTCGCGGCGGCGAGCGCACTGATGTCGACCTATTTCGGCATCATGGAAACCACAGCCGTCTGGCTGGAAAAAAGCGGCCTGGAAAGGCCGAAAGCAAATGCCTACATCGCGCCGCTTTTCGCAAGCCTGGCGCAGAAGGCCAACAGCCCAGGCACCGAGCCGTTCAGCGCGCTAAGCCGCGAATTCGCCACCAAGGGCGGATTGAACGAGCAGGTTCTCTCCGACGTTGACAAGAAGGGCGGCCTCGCTGCGCTGACCGCGGCACTCGACGGTGTGCTCGCCCGCATCGAGGGCCGCAGCGACTGA
- a CDS encoding TadE/TadG family type IV pilus assembly protein, producing the protein MTARNRFALLRRLLGDRKGVAAIEFAILALPLFIMIFGIIEVSLMFFVNSSLDASVHKISRMIRTGEVASSKITLATFKSKICDDMLLSFSCSSGLVVKVNVLSDLSSATRADPIDDSGNLAVTETYDIGKGSDYILVQAFLPWAASVNFFSLSSAKLSDGRYLLGSSALFRNEPF; encoded by the coding sequence ATGACCGCACGAAACCGCTTTGCACTGCTTCGCCGCCTGCTCGGCGATCGCAAGGGGGTGGCTGCGATCGAATTTGCGATCCTGGCCCTGCCGCTCTTCATCATGATCTTCGGCATCATCGAAGTGTCGCTGATGTTCTTCGTCAACTCCTCGCTGGACGCTTCCGTTCATAAAATCTCCCGGATGATCCGTACCGGCGAGGTGGCGTCATCGAAGATCACACTGGCCACTTTCAAGAGCAAAATTTGCGACGACATGCTTCTGTCCTTCAGTTGCTCGAGTGGTCTCGTCGTCAAAGTCAACGTGCTTTCCGACCTGTCGTCCGCCACTCGCGCCGATCCGATCGACGACAGCGGCAATCTCGCCGTCACCGAGACTTATGATATCGGCAAGGGCAGCGATTACATTCTGGTGCAGGCGTTTCTGCCCTGGGCAGCCTCCGTCAATTTCTTCAGCCTGTCGAGCGCCAAACTTTCGGACGGCCGCTATCTCCTTGGGTCCTCAGCGCTGTTTCGCAATGAGCCCTTCTGA
- a CDS encoding helix-turn-helix domain-containing protein produces the protein MTHDMARGRRIREAISRGKFRKVHALAAELDVSVAAVSRWQNGGHTSLESACALADLLDVSLDWLLLGRGTMDWHRNSAISAAELQMVLALRNRSAATRSNLVGLVESIPPEHA, from the coding sequence ATGACCCACGACATGGCGCGCGGCAGACGTATTCGAGAGGCGATATCTCGCGGCAAGTTCCGGAAAGTTCACGCCCTGGCAGCCGAACTGGACGTGTCCGTCGCCGCCGTCTCACGGTGGCAGAATGGCGGACATACTTCACTGGAAAGCGCCTGCGCGCTCGCCGATCTGCTGGATGTCTCCCTCGATTGGCTGCTGCTCGGGCGCGGCACGATGGACTGGCATAGGAACAGCGCGATCTCCGCCGCGGAGTTGCAAATGGTTCTGGCGCTGCGCAACCGGTCTGCGGCAACACGGTCCAATCTCGTCGGGCTGGTCGAATCCATCCCGCCGGAGCACGCGTAA
- a CDS encoding MORN repeat-containing protein — MNDCEWERRKVTAGRVFSGVWRLPLIAPFVLATILYSRHASAAPEDGQWSQDPGSHCSFVAPASLTAGPTFWIGACVDGKASGEGMLRRRDGDKAGPAFFGRMKDGIPEIGIIDLADGYRAGSFSDGDIGGQADPDPQDRIDAFRIAAKAARLARAKYAAEKNAGSARHYEELAQTLEQQTD, encoded by the coding sequence ATGAATGATTGTGAATGGGAGCGGCGTAAAGTGACGGCAGGAAGAGTTTTCAGCGGGGTGTGGCGTTTGCCTCTTATCGCGCCCTTCGTCCTCGCAACCATCCTATATTCACGTCATGCCAGCGCGGCGCCCGAGGACGGACAATGGTCGCAAGATCCGGGCAGCCATTGCAGCTTCGTAGCGCCGGCTTCCCTGACTGCCGGACCGACCTTCTGGATCGGCGCCTGCGTCGACGGCAAGGCGTCGGGGGAAGGAATGCTGCGCCGCCGGGATGGCGACAAGGCCGGACCGGCCTTCTTCGGCAGGATGAAGGACGGGATTCCCGAGATCGGGATCATCGATCTCGCCGATGGATACAGGGCGGGCAGTTTCAGCGATGGCGACATCGGCGGGCAAGCCGATCCCGATCCGCAGGACAGGATAGACGCCTTTCGTATCGCGGCCAAGGCTGCGCGGCTCGCCAGAGCCAAATATGCGGCCGAGAAGAACGCGGGATCCGCGCGCCACTATGAGGAGCTTGCCCAGACGTTGGAACAGCAGACCGATTGA
- a CDS encoding D-amino acid dehydrogenase, which yields MKVIVLGAGIVGVTSAYQLAKSGHEVTVVDRQSGPALETSFANAGEVSFGYCSPWAAPGIPMKAMKWLFMKHAPLILRPKLDMAMLSWMARMLSNCTSERYAINKSRMLRLADYSRIALAELRAETGIAYDERMQGTLQLFRTQQQLDASAKDVKALAADGIPYEVLDRDGCIRVEPALKHVRDKIVGGLLTPKDETGDCFKFTNALAVKADALGVRFAYGTTIKALDVEGGRVRGIVTDRDPDRERERMDADAVVVALGSYSPLLLKPFGISLPVYPVKGYSLTIPITDASRAPESTVMDETYKIAITRLGDRIRVGGMAEISGYTNDLGLARRSTLEHSVTDLFPGGDVSKASFWSGLRPMTPDGTPVIGPTKIGGLFLNTGHGTLGWTMSTGSARLISDLVSARTPEIDSRDLAVSRYA from the coding sequence ATGAAAGTCATTGTTCTGGGTGCCGGCATCGTCGGCGTCACATCCGCCTATCAGCTGGCCAAATCAGGTCATGAGGTCACCGTCGTCGACCGGCAATCGGGGCCGGCGCTGGAGACGAGCTTTGCCAATGCCGGCGAAGTCTCCTTCGGCTATTGCTCGCCGTGGGCGGCACCCGGCATTCCGATGAAGGCCATGAAATGGCTGTTCATGAAACATGCGCCGCTCATCCTGCGCCCGAAATTGGACATGGCCATGCTCTCCTGGATGGCGAGGATGCTGTCCAACTGCACCTCCGAGCGCTATGCAATCAACAAGAGCCGCATGCTGCGCCTTGCCGATTATAGCCGCATCGCGCTCGCCGAGCTTCGCGCCGAAACCGGCATCGCCTATGACGAACGCATGCAGGGAACCCTGCAGCTGTTCCGCACGCAGCAGCAGCTCGATGCCTCGGCGAAAGACGTCAAGGCGCTCGCCGCTGACGGCATTCCCTATGAGGTGCTGGACCGGGACGGCTGCATCCGGGTCGAACCGGCGCTGAAGCACGTGCGCGACAAGATTGTCGGCGGCCTTCTGACGCCGAAAGACGAGACCGGTGACTGTTTCAAATTCACCAATGCGCTGGCCGTCAAAGCCGATGCGCTTGGCGTCCGCTTCGCCTATGGGACGACGATCAAGGCGCTGGATGTCGAAGGAGGCCGCGTTCGCGGGATTGTCACCGACCGCGATCCCGATCGCGAGCGCGAACGCATGGACGCGGATGCCGTGGTGGTTGCCCTCGGCAGCTATTCGCCGCTGCTGCTCAAGCCCTTTGGAATCAGCCTGCCGGTCTATCCGGTCAAGGGCTACTCCCTCACCATCCCGATCACCGATGCGTCGCGCGCGCCGGAATCGACCGTCATGGACGAAACCTACAAAATTGCGATCACCCGGCTCGGCGACCGCATCCGCGTCGGCGGCATGGCAGAGATATCAGGCTATACCAATGATCTCGGGCTCGCTCGCCGCAGCACGCTCGAACATTCCGTCACCGATCTCTTCCCCGGCGGCGATGTGTCCAAGGCCTCCTTCTGGTCCGGCCTGCGGCCGATGACACCGGATGGAACGCCGGTCATCGGCCCGACGAAGATCGGCGGCCTCTTCCTCAATACCGGTCACGGCACCCTTGGCTGGACCATGAGCACGGGGTCGGCAAGGCTCATCAGCGACCTCGTCAGCGCCCGTACCCCTGAGATCGATTCGCGGGATCTTGCGGTCAGCCGCTACGCGTGA